One stretch of Bordetella avium DNA includes these proteins:
- a CDS encoding SIMPL domain-containing protein (The SIMPL domain is named for its presence in mouse protein SIMPL (signalling molecule that associates with mouse pelle-like kinase). Bacterial member BP26, from Brucella, was shown to assemble into a channel-like structure, while YggE from E. coli has been associated with resistance to oxidative stress.), with amino-acid sequence MHRSQAFSLTRIAAACCATLAFAFAQPVLAQTAAPAVAESTRAAPELSLHASASAEVKQDTVRITLSVEVEANDQSSAGKRLTAALDDVVKRARGAKNIEVRTGGYNVWPNTNSKGKIVNWRGQGEIVLESKDFEAASALAAKLGDKTAISNISFFLSREGREAEERKLLGQAAQAFKERALAAANAFGFSGYRLSKLELGGGDGGGAMPRMMAMAKAADAAPAAGVPLEAGEVTVSVTVGGTIVLQ; translated from the coding sequence ATGCATCGATCCCAAGCGTTTTCGCTGACCCGAATCGCGGCGGCCTGCTGCGCCACGCTGGCGTTTGCTTTCGCTCAACCCGTCCTGGCGCAAACTGCTGCACCGGCGGTTGCCGAGTCCACGCGCGCGGCACCCGAATTGAGCCTGCATGCTTCGGCGTCCGCCGAAGTCAAGCAAGACACGGTGCGCATCACCCTGTCGGTGGAAGTTGAGGCTAACGATCAATCTAGCGCTGGTAAGCGTCTGACGGCTGCGCTCGATGACGTGGTCAAGCGTGCCCGTGGAGCTAAAAATATCGAAGTCCGTACCGGTGGCTATAACGTCTGGCCCAATACCAATTCCAAAGGCAAGATCGTGAATTGGCGTGGCCAGGGTGAGATCGTGCTCGAATCCAAGGATTTTGAAGCCGCTTCGGCGCTGGCCGCCAAACTGGGCGACAAGACCGCAATTTCGAATATCTCTTTCTTCCTTTCCCGTGAAGGGCGCGAGGCCGAGGAGCGCAAATTGCTGGGCCAGGCGGCGCAAGCCTTCAAAGAGCGGGCATTGGCTGCGGCCAATGCCTTCGGTTTTTCGGGTTACCGCCTGTCCAAGCTTGAGTTGGGTGGGGGTGATGGTGGTGGGGCGATGCCGCGCATGATGGCAATGGCCAAAGCCGCAGACGCCGCGCCGGCTGCAGGGGTGCCCTTGGAGGCCGGCGAGGTGACCGTCAGCGTTACGGTTGGCGGGACGATCGTCTTGCAGTAA
- a CDS encoding tripartite tricarboxylate transporter TctB family protein: MQLRNRQDFWSGVMFIILGLGFSWQASSYQMGTAARMGPGYFPFWLGLVLALLGAIVLLSSLSKKATETHVDRFDWRVVFLVIGSVVVYALVLKLLGVYISVFLLVVLSSVASHEFNLKVAIANGIFLAVFSYLAFIKGLGLIFPLWPSFI, encoded by the coding sequence ATGCAGCTACGCAATCGACAGGATTTCTGGTCGGGGGTGATGTTTATCATCCTCGGACTGGGATTCTCCTGGCAGGCCAGCAGCTACCAAATGGGCACTGCGGCCCGCATGGGGCCTGGGTACTTCCCTTTCTGGCTAGGACTCGTTCTCGCCCTGCTGGGCGCAATCGTTCTGCTCAGCTCGCTCTCGAAGAAGGCCACTGAAACTCACGTCGACCGATTCGACTGGCGTGTGGTCTTTCTGGTGATTGGCTCCGTTGTTGTATACGCCCTGGTGCTCAAGCTGCTGGGTGTTTATATCTCCGTGTTCCTGCTGGTTGTGCTCAGCAGTGTGGCAAGCCATGAGTTCAATCTCAAGGTTGCCATTGCCAACGGTATTTTCCTGGCGGTGTTCTCGTACTTGGCCTTCATCAAGGGCCTGGGCTTGATCTTCCCGCTGTGGCCGTCGTTTATCTAA
- the lgt gene encoding prolipoprotein diacylglyceryl transferase has translation MLQFPQFDPVALRLGPLAIHWYGLMYLLAFAFVYLLGRYRIKRGQGGNLTYKDLEDLIFYSVLGVVLGGRLGYVLFYKPGYYLSHPLEIAFLWEGGMSFHGGLIGVILVMLLFARKKGVSFFTISDFIAPLIPLGLGAGRLGNFINGELWGRPSDLPWAMVFPQSGSMLPRHPSQLYELGLEGLVLFALLWWFSSKPRPTGQVSAMFLMGYGAFRFLVEFTREPDNFLGLLAGGMSMGQWLSLPMFLGGLVLFVLTARRSSRQP, from the coding sequence ATGCTTCAGTTTCCCCAATTTGATCCCGTCGCGTTGCGCTTGGGTCCGCTTGCCATCCACTGGTACGGCCTGATGTATCTGCTGGCGTTCGCCTTTGTTTATTTACTGGGCCGCTACCGAATCAAGCGCGGCCAGGGCGGCAACCTGACATATAAAGACCTAGAAGATCTGATCTTCTATAGCGTGCTCGGCGTGGTGCTGGGCGGCCGCCTGGGTTATGTGCTGTTTTACAAACCAGGCTATTACCTCAGCCACCCGCTTGAGATCGCCTTTTTGTGGGAAGGAGGCATGTCCTTCCATGGTGGCCTGATAGGCGTGATCCTGGTGATGCTGCTCTTCGCGCGCAAGAAAGGCGTCTCTTTCTTTACGATCAGCGATTTCATTGCGCCCCTGATTCCCTTGGGCCTGGGCGCCGGGCGTCTGGGCAACTTCATCAATGGCGAACTCTGGGGCAGGCCAAGCGATTTGCCCTGGGCAATGGTCTTTCCACAATCGGGCAGCATGCTGCCGCGCCACCCCTCCCAGCTTTACGAGCTAGGCCTAGAAGGTCTGGTGCTCTTTGCGCTGCTATGGTGGTTTTCGAGTAAGCCGCGCCCTACCGGGCAGGTGAGCGCGATGTTCCTCATGGGTTACGGCGCGTTCCGCTTCCTGGTGGAGTTCACCCGTGAACCAGATAATTTCCTGGGCTTACTCGCCGGAGGCATGAGCATGGGACAGTGGCTGTCCCTCCCCATGTTCCTCGGCGGTCTCGTGCTGTTCGTGCTTACTGCAAGACGATCGTCCCGCCAACCGTAA
- the hppD gene encoding 4-hydroxyphenylpyruvate dioxygenase, with the protein MSTQFQPWDNPMGTSGFEFIEYTAPDPIALRKVFELLGFKAIAKHRHKDVTLYRQGGINFLINAEPDSFAQRFARLHGPSICAIGFRVDDAARAYKRALELGAWGFDSHSGPMELNIPAIKGIGDSLIYLVDRWRGKNGHGGIGDISIYDVDFEPLDPAHAQEDLTHVGAGLTLVDHLTHNVHKGRMDEWAEFYERLFNFREVRYFDIEGKVTGVKSKAMTSPCGNIRIPINEEGTEEKGQIQEYLDLYRGEGIQHIAMSTDNIYATIERLRENGVVFLDTPETYYELLDRRLPEHGEDVARLQKNRILLDGAPDGGLLLQIFTENQIGPIFFEIIQRKGNDGFGEGNFKALFESIELDQMRRGVVKSVD; encoded by the coding sequence ATGAGCACTCAATTTCAGCCTTGGGACAACCCCATGGGCACCTCCGGCTTCGAGTTCATCGAGTACACCGCCCCCGATCCGATTGCGCTGCGCAAAGTGTTTGAGCTGCTTGGTTTCAAGGCCATTGCCAAGCATCGGCACAAAGATGTGACGCTGTACCGCCAGGGCGGTATCAACTTCCTGATCAATGCCGAACCAGACTCTTTCGCCCAGCGTTTTGCCCGCTTGCACGGTCCCTCTATTTGCGCCATCGGCTTTCGGGTGGATGACGCGGCACGCGCCTACAAGCGCGCGCTCGAGTTAGGCGCCTGGGGTTTCGATTCGCATAGCGGCCCGATGGAATTGAACATTCCCGCCATTAAGGGGATCGGTGACTCGCTGATTTATCTGGTGGATCGCTGGCGCGGCAAGAACGGCCACGGCGGCATTGGCGACATCAGTATTTATGACGTCGACTTCGAGCCGCTCGACCCTGCGCACGCCCAGGAGGACCTGACCCATGTCGGAGCCGGACTTACCCTGGTGGACCACCTGACGCACAATGTGCACAAAGGCCGGATGGATGAGTGGGCCGAATTCTACGAACGCCTCTTCAATTTCCGCGAAGTGCGCTACTTCGATATTGAAGGCAAGGTGACGGGCGTGAAGTCCAAAGCCATGACCTCTCCTTGCGGCAACATCCGCATTCCCATCAACGAGGAAGGCACCGAGGAAAAAGGGCAGATCCAAGAGTATCTGGACCTGTACCGCGGCGAAGGCATTCAGCACATCGCCATGTCTACCGACAATATCTACGCCACCATCGAGCGCTTACGCGAGAACGGTGTGGTCTTTTTGGATACGCCCGAGACCTACTACGAATTGCTCGACCGCCGCCTGCCGGAGCACGGCGAGGACGTTGCCCGTCTGCAAAAAAACCGCATCCTGCTGGACGGCGCCCCCGATGGCGGTCTGTTGCTGCAAATTTTCACCGAGAACCAGATTGGCCCGATCTTCTTCGAGATCATTCAACGCAAGGGCAATGATGGTTTCGGTGAGGGCAACTTCAAAGCATTGTTCGAATCGATCGAACTCGACCAAATGCGCCGAGGCGTGGTGAAGTCGGTCGACTGA
- a CDS encoding cell division protein ZapA encodes MERLDVSILGRDYSLACSAEEKPVLLAAVRHVDQLMLRIQGTGKVSSNERIAVMAALQIAGELLAMKAPDGPLGGLAVGDFKRRIEEMNLLLDDALSGQEKLL; translated from the coding sequence ATGGAACGCCTAGATGTCAGTATCCTGGGCCGCGACTATTCCCTCGCGTGTTCAGCCGAAGAGAAGCCCGTTTTGCTTGCTGCGGTGCGCCATGTGGATCAGCTCATGCTGCGCATCCAGGGCACCGGCAAGGTTTCCAGCAACGAACGCATAGCGGTGATGGCGGCGCTGCAAATTGCAGGCGAGCTGCTTGCCATGAAGGCGCCCGATGGCCCCTTGGGCGGTTTGGCAGTCGGCGACTTCAAGCGTAGAATCGAAGAAATGAACCTATTGCTCGACGATGCCTTGTCGGGCCAGGAAAAGCTTCTTTAA
- a CDS encoding FMN-dependent NADH-azoreductase: MKTLVLLSSILGDRSKSKALADHFLARMREHEPASDITVRDLAAQPVPYFDAETAGALFTPADARSDAQRAIVALSDALIAELQAAERVVFAVPTYNFNLPAQLKSYLDYVARAGITFRYTPEGVPEGLLQGKQVYVLIARGGKALGTPQDSMTPYLKQMLGFLGMQDVTVIAAEGMAMGEFAAAEGLAQAKARIDELLPQLA, encoded by the coding sequence TTGAAGACCCTCGTCCTGCTTTCGTCCATCCTTGGTGATCGTTCCAAATCCAAGGCGCTTGCGGATCATTTTCTGGCTCGTATGCGTGAGCATGAGCCAGCCAGCGACATCACGGTGCGGGACCTGGCCGCACAGCCGGTCCCTTACTTCGATGCCGAGACGGCGGGCGCCTTGTTCACCCCGGCCGATGCGCGCAGCGACGCACAGCGCGCCATCGTGGCGCTTTCGGACGCGCTGATCGCCGAGTTGCAGGCTGCCGAGCGCGTGGTGTTTGCGGTGCCGACCTACAATTTCAACCTACCAGCCCAACTCAAAAGCTATCTGGACTATGTGGCGCGTGCGGGTATCACTTTCCGTTATACGCCAGAAGGGGTGCCTGAGGGCTTGCTCCAGGGCAAGCAGGTGTATGTGCTGATTGCGCGCGGCGGCAAGGCCTTGGGTACGCCGCAGGACAGCATGACACCGTATCTGAAGCAGATGCTGGGCTTTCTGGGCATGCAGGATGTCACGGTTATCGCCGCCGAAGGCATGGCGATGGGGGAGTTCGCCGCGGCCGAAGGGTTGGCTCAGGCCAAGGCGCGTATTGATGAACTGCTGCCCCAACTGGCCTGA
- a CDS encoding NAD(P)-dependent oxidoreductase: MASIGSKTYDNVAAKKVAFLGLGVMGLPMAGHLARAGHDVTVYNRSPAKAQAWVQEFGGKSAPTPRDAAQGAQIVFACVGNDDDLRSVVLGDDGAFAGMPEGATFVDHTTASADVARELYAQAKALGLNFVDAPVSGGQAGAVNGVLTIMCGGEPEVFEAIKPVAAAYGRAVTLVGAPGAGQLAKMVNQICIAGVVQGLSEAVAFGEAAGLDMKLVLDVISKGAAQSWQMENRGKTMVDGKFDFGFAVDWMRKDLGLVLDEARNNGARLPLTALVDQFYADVQKHGGGRWDTSSLITRLRN, translated from the coding sequence ATGGCAAGCATTGGCTCAAAAACCTATGACAACGTCGCGGCGAAAAAAGTCGCTTTTCTCGGCCTGGGCGTGATGGGTCTGCCCATGGCCGGGCACTTGGCGCGTGCCGGACATGACGTGACTGTCTACAACCGCAGCCCGGCCAAGGCTCAGGCCTGGGTGCAAGAGTTCGGAGGAAAGTCGGCCCCCACACCGCGTGACGCCGCACAAGGTGCGCAGATTGTCTTTGCCTGCGTTGGCAATGACGACGACTTGCGCAGCGTGGTGCTAGGCGATGATGGGGCTTTTGCCGGCATGCCCGAAGGCGCCACCTTCGTTGACCACACCACCGCCTCGGCCGACGTCGCACGCGAACTGTATGCGCAGGCCAAAGCGCTCGGCTTGAATTTCGTGGATGCGCCGGTCTCGGGAGGACAGGCGGGCGCGGTCAATGGCGTATTGACCATCATGTGCGGTGGCGAGCCCGAGGTCTTTGAAGCCATCAAGCCGGTGGCGGCCGCCTATGGCCGCGCAGTCACTCTAGTGGGAGCGCCGGGCGCCGGCCAATTGGCCAAGATGGTCAACCAGATTTGCATCGCAGGTGTGGTGCAAGGGCTTTCTGAAGCCGTCGCATTTGGCGAAGCCGCCGGCCTCGACATGAAACTCGTGCTCGACGTCATCAGCAAAGGGGCCGCGCAAAGCTGGCAGATGGAAAACAGGGGCAAGACGATGGTCGATGGCAAATTCGACTTTGGTTTCGCCGTTGACTGGATGCGCAAAGACCTGGGCCTGGTGCTGGATGAAGCGCGCAATAACGGCGCGCGCCTTCCCCTGACCGCCCTGGTCGACCAGTTCTACGCCGATGTGCAGAAACACGGAGGCGGCCGCTGGGACACGTCCAGCCTCATCACGCGTTTGCGCAACTAA
- a CDS encoding c-type cytochrome, translating to MHLNFKTALFGLSLIASASATAQTTGLDLAKSKACMACHQVDNKRVGPPFRSVAERYAGHPEAVDYLANKIRHGGRGVWGAVPMPAQSQVTPEEAHKLAEWVLTLSPAK from the coding sequence ATGCATTTGAACTTCAAAACTGCCCTGTTTGGCCTGTCACTGATTGCATCTGCTTCGGCCACTGCGCAAACCACCGGGCTTGATCTGGCCAAAAGCAAGGCCTGTATGGCCTGCCATCAGGTTGATAACAAGCGGGTGGGGCCGCCTTTTCGCAGTGTCGCGGAACGTTATGCCGGGCATCCTGAGGCCGTTGATTACCTTGCTAACAAAATTCGCCATGGTGGCCGCGGGGTCTGGGGCGCCGTGCCTATGCCTGCACAATCGCAGGTGACGCCTGAAGAGGCTCACAAGTTAGCGGAATGGGTGCTGACGTTGTCGCCTGCCAAATAA
- the msrA gene encoding peptide-methionine (S)-S-oxide reductase MsrA has translation MSETPSCSGTEIAVLGGGCFWCVEAVFKDLRGVVSVLPGYAGGHVDHPTYQQVCNKDTGHIEVARIEFDPAELSYADLLRVFFATHDPTTPGRQGNDVGPQYESAIFWQNDKQRQEAQAVIGEIDSAQIYDAPIVTKLLAPATFWPAEDYHRDYFALHPEQGYCQFVIAPKVSKFRKQFQSRLKS, from the coding sequence ATGTCTGAAACTCCTTCCTGTTCCGGCACGGAGATTGCGGTGCTGGGTGGCGGCTGCTTCTGGTGTGTCGAGGCGGTGTTCAAGGATTTGCGTGGCGTGGTCAGTGTGCTGCCCGGCTATGCCGGCGGTCACGTCGATCATCCGACCTATCAGCAAGTCTGCAATAAAGACACGGGCCATATAGAAGTCGCTCGCATCGAGTTCGATCCGGCTGAATTGAGCTATGCGGATCTGTTGCGCGTGTTCTTCGCCACACATGACCCGACGACGCCGGGCCGCCAAGGTAATGACGTCGGTCCGCAATACGAATCGGCAATCTTTTGGCAGAACGATAAGCAGCGCCAAGAGGCTCAGGCGGTCATCGGCGAGATCGATAGCGCGCAAATCTACGATGCCCCTATCGTCACCAAGCTGCTGGCGCCTGCCACCTTCTGGCCTGCCGAAGACTACCATCGGGACTATTTCGCCTTGCATCCTGAGCAGGGCTATTGCCAGTTCGTCATCGCGCCCAAGGTGAGCAAATTCCGTAAGCAGTTTCAGAGTCGTTTGAAGTCATAA
- a CDS encoding tripartite tricarboxylate transporter permease, whose amino-acid sequence MELLDNLMLGFSVAVTPENLAYALLGCILGTLIGVLPGIGPVPTIAMLLPITYVLPPVAGLIMLAGIYYGAQYGGSTTAILVALPGETSAVVTVLDGHQMARNGRAGAALAIAALGSFFAGCVATLLLAAFAPPLAEVAFKFGPAEYFSLMVLGLVGAVVLASGSLPKAIAMIILGLLLGMVGTDVNSGVARFDFGVPELQDGIDFAIVAMGVFGFSEIMNNLEQRENRVDITDKIGNLYPNKQEFKEAAPAVIRGTALGSALGILPGGGAVLSSFASYTLEKKISRNPERFGKGHPAGLAGPESANNAAAQTSFIPLLTLGIPGNAVMALMVGAMTIHNIQPGPQVMSSHPELFWGLIASMWIGNLMLVILNLPLIGLWVKLLKVPYRILFPAILVFCTIGVYSLNYNTFDIFMTAAFGIVGYLWSKLKCEGAPLLLGLVLGPMMEENFRRALLLSRGDFSTFITRPLSASLLALALALVVLVALPAIRKKREETFVEED is encoded by the coding sequence ATGGAATTGCTTGACAACCTCATGCTGGGTTTCTCGGTGGCGGTCACGCCCGAGAATCTGGCCTACGCCCTGCTGGGCTGCATTCTGGGTACGCTGATCGGCGTGCTGCCTGGCATCGGTCCCGTGCCGACCATTGCCATGCTGTTGCCCATCACCTACGTGCTGCCGCCGGTGGCCGGCCTGATCATGCTTGCCGGCATTTATTACGGCGCCCAGTATGGGGGGTCGACGACCGCCATTCTGGTGGCGTTGCCCGGGGAAACCTCCGCAGTGGTGACCGTGCTGGACGGCCACCAGATGGCCCGTAACGGCCGCGCCGGCGCTGCCCTGGCCATCGCGGCGCTGGGCTCTTTCTTCGCTGGCTGCGTGGCCACGCTGCTGCTGGCCGCCTTCGCCCCCCCGCTGGCCGAGGTCGCCTTCAAGTTCGGCCCTGCTGAATATTTCTCGCTGATGGTGCTGGGCCTGGTGGGTGCGGTGGTGCTGGCTTCGGGCTCCCTGCCCAAGGCCATCGCCATGATCATTCTCGGCCTGTTGCTGGGCATGGTCGGCACCGACGTGAATTCGGGCGTGGCCCGTTTCGACTTCGGCGTCCCCGAACTGCAAGACGGTATCGACTTCGCCATCGTGGCCATGGGCGTGTTCGGTTTCTCCGAAATCATGAACAACCTTGAGCAACGGGAAAACCGCGTAGACATCACGGACAAGATCGGCAATCTGTACCCGAACAAGCAAGAGTTCAAGGAAGCGGCCCCGGCCGTGATCCGCGGCACGGCCCTGGGCTCGGCGCTGGGCATCCTGCCTGGCGGCGGCGCAGTGCTGTCTTCTTTCGCGTCGTATACGCTGGAGAAGAAGATCTCCCGCAACCCCGAACGCTTCGGTAAGGGCCACCCGGCCGGTCTGGCTGGCCCAGAATCGGCTAACAATGCTGCGGCGCAGACTTCCTTCATCCCGCTGCTGACGCTGGGCATTCCCGGTAATGCAGTGATGGCCCTGATGGTTGGCGCCATGACCATCCACAACATTCAGCCTGGCCCTCAGGTGATGAGCAGCCACCCCGAGCTGTTCTGGGGTCTGATCGCCTCCATGTGGATCGGCAATCTGATGCTGGTGATCCTGAACCTACCCCTGATCGGCTTGTGGGTCAAACTGCTAAAGGTGCCCTATCGCATCCTGTTCCCAGCCATTCTGGTGTTCTGCACCATCGGGGTGTACTCGCTGAATTACAACACCTTTGATATCTTCATGACGGCGGCTTTCGGCATCGTGGGTTATCTCTGGTCCAAGCTGAAGTGTGAGGGCGCACCGCTGCTGCTGGGCCTGGTGCTGGGCCCCATGATGGAAGAGAACTTCCGCCGCGCTCTGCTTTTGTCTCGCGGCGACTTCTCGACCTTCATCACCCGTCCGCTGTCGGCCTCGCTGCTAGCGCTGGCGCTGGCCCTCGTCGTGCTGGTTGCACTACCCGCCATCCGCAAGAAACGCGAAGAGACCTTTGTCGAAGAAGACTGA